In one Umezawaea sp. Da 62-37 genomic region, the following are encoded:
- the upp gene encoding uracil phosphoribosyltransferase, with the protein MTRTTAAPIDGYLGKSLFPLPQTNQLRALHTVIRDRDASRQDFVFYSERIIRLLVESALDLLPFEPRDVRTPVGAVYRGLDFAADLVGVPVVRAGESMEGVLREVCRSIRIGKILIQRDKVTKLPHLYYSALPADISRRHVLLLDPMLATGGTALEAIRVLLEHGVAEERIIFINLITVPEGITAVCERHPAVRIVTSAIEEKLNENAYMLPGIGDFGDRFFGTDK; encoded by the coding sequence ATGACGCGCACGACGGCCGCACCCATCGACGGCTACCTGGGGAAGTCCCTGTTCCCGCTGCCGCAGACGAATCAACTCCGGGCGTTGCACACCGTGATCCGCGACCGCGACGCGAGCCGCCAGGACTTCGTGTTCTACTCGGAGCGGATCATCCGCCTGCTGGTCGAGTCGGCGCTCGACCTGCTCCCGTTCGAACCCCGTGACGTCCGGACTCCCGTGGGAGCCGTGTACCGGGGGTTGGACTTCGCCGCGGATCTCGTCGGCGTGCCGGTCGTGCGCGCCGGGGAGAGCATGGAAGGCGTCCTGCGCGAGGTGTGCAGGTCGATCCGGATCGGCAAGATCCTCATCCAGCGCGACAAGGTGACCAAACTCCCGCACCTGTACTACTCGGCGCTCCCGGCCGACATCTCCCGCAGGCACGTGCTCCTGCTCGATCCGATGCTGGCCACCGGGGGGACGGCGTTGGAAGCCATTCGAGTGCTCTTGGAGCACGGTGTGGCGGAGGAGCGGATCATCTTCATTAACCTGATCACCGTGCCCGAGGGCATCACGGCCGTGTGCGAAAGGCACCCGGCCGTGCGGATCGTCACTTCGGCGATCGAGGAGAAGCTGAACGAGAACGCCTACATGCTTCCCGGCATAGGCGATTTCGGCGACAGGTTCTTCGGTACGGACAAGTAG
- a CDS encoding RHS repeat-associated core domain-containing protein, whose translation MRQKRRLPTVLLAVLAVVSSTVTAVGAPAQATPAPAPARVAAPLADPPPGASSYAYDAAGRLVGVVAADGAIARYTYDAAGNILSVDRLGTPAIAVLSAVPSRVRAGDVVTLTGKGFGTTVAANTVKINGTTATVKTAAADKLTVTVPAAATSGPVTVTTSAGTATLAGVTVIANDKPTISGFTPTTAPAGTVVTLAVTNPDPEFANNLVRINGILAAVTARTATTLTVTVPPGVGSGTVQLSTPAGTATSTAVLVVPPAPATPAELDTAASIPVGTATPVPVAAGKYALRYFSAADGERFAVQLDGGTFGYCGLDSWAFDERNKQTGSANCVGGSGWIEPGPKTGAGLRSLLVRNTSGSAGTTNVTIHKVPNDLAAGAQSLAGVAKTVTVASPGQNAYTTFTGAVNQRVLIQSSGASPAFGCCGLNWWLEAPDGTRVGSTLYPNYTLNTTTLTQAGTYKIWMDPSGAAVGSLTFTAWTVPADLNAGAQPLDGTAKTVTIADPGRNAYTTFAGTVGQRVLIQSSGGSPAFGCCGLTWWLAAPDGTRVGSTFYPNYTLNTIALPQTGTYKVIVDPDNALVGSLTFAAWTVPADADAGGLPLTGAAKTVTVASPGQNAFTTFAGTTGQRVIIQSSNASPVFGCCGLTWWLQAPDGTRVGSTFYPNYTLNTIALPQTGTYKVIVDPDNALVGSIDLAAWDVPADADAGTLSLSGTAKTVTVASPGQNAFTTFAGTTGQRVLIQSSNASPVFGCCGLTWWLQAPDGTRVGSTFYPNYTLNTIALPQTGTYKVIVDPDNALAGSIDFKAWTVPADVDAGAQALDGTTRTVTNSTPGQNGYSTFSGTADQRVIIQSSNASSVFGCCGLTWWLQAPDGTRVGSTFYPNYTLNTIALPQTGTYKVIVDPDNALTGSIDFKAWNVPADADTGTLPLTGATKTITVANPGQNAYSGFSGTAGQRIVFQSSASSPAFGCCGMNWWVTGPDGNRVGSTQYPNYSLDITLPTTGAYKLVVDPNDALVGGSTFTATVTAGLAAVAPAPPPPAAANPVAVAKTEPNYLRADVDKPARISTPPNRETVVATDPDSPNAATPLPDGDPRTSAAWKPDAGSLAGNDWLTRRADPGPVTDLVADKGITAVSGHVRGLDGAPLAGIPVRVDDVRTTTDAQGRFLVRGVRPNATTVIVDGYAAKTEPARYGTFRIRAKVVAGATTALDATVWLPRLDTRHTQKLDAPTSRETVLTTPDIPGLEVRVPAGSVVRDMDGNVVRELGITAIPLDRAPYPLPRNGIVPVYFTVQPGGATIFPQGASVVYPNYTSLPAGSEVEFWNYDPLDKGWYVYGHGKVSADARQVVPDDKTKLWTFDGAMFNTGGNPKPDKPWWQDLIDKLSGDPVDLSTGLLTDSHTDLGLGDTLPVTLTRQYYQGDNHSREFGLNSGSDFNLFLASEQQYQEVDVYTPGGGRAHYVRTSPGTGYSDAVFGAVGSPGRFTGSTVAQVNGDWVLSLRDGTKFFFPWYSRARAMQDRNGNQVTFTRTGGSNGEVSQITSPSGRWISFEYDASARVTRAFDNIGRQVLYTYDTGGRLSTVTDVAGKVSTYTYDTANRITKITDARGVAYLDVVYDANGRVQRQNLADGGNYQFAYTLNAANEITETRVTQPNGSVRRVVFDANHMVSTDTAAYGTTLARTTTYVRGTDNRVDAVIDPYGRRTNYTYDAQQRVTAVTELVGTADQVVSEQVTYGPFDQPLTTKDPAGKTTTYTYDAKGNPLTATNPASRKTTMAWNSAGQVTTVTAPGGAATTFTYEAGAATSVKDPLGRVTKMFVDAAGRRVQETDPSGAATLTAYDAQNQPVKVTDPLGGVSQFAYDANGNLTTYTDQRGKTTRWAYDGQDRATSTTDPLNRTSTVTYDPAGRVTAAVSRAGVRTEATYDALDRSTRTRYGVTSATAQQSQATLAYDALDRLATVTDSAGGTTTYAHDARDRVTSTTGPNGTVGYGYDAVGRQTTTTLPGLPTTTYTYDAAGAFTGVTRGTDSATITRDTAGRPATVTLPGGWAQTLTYDTASQVTGIAYSQAGTAKGALAYTYDASGRRTAVTGALAQTTLPAARTGLTYDDANKLLTTDGAALTYDDDGNLTADGTTAYTWNARGQLTGTSRTGLTGTYAYDAAGDRSSRTVGATTTKFLYDGTNVAAELDGAGALSASLLSGGVDQWFGRTKAGVTDTTLTDALGSAIGFGRADGTLAANQAFDPFGVPTATGDKRGSDLSFTGRQDDGTGLDQYRARYYSPSLGRFISEDPIGISGGSNLYAYTQNSPTNLTDPSGNNPLVGCLVGGLIGGGLDYAGQRLAGRKVDWGWGGVGGAAAGGCAMGALGGLLGGLGKGMPALPEALTVGRNADKGVDVYKGIKNGKDVYSGITNNLANRTAQHGSRFDYLQRVTAQGGVTRGEARAIEQALINRSQGLNKINSISPSHPYYQQAVNWGNAWLRRNGF comes from the coding sequence GTGCGCCAGAAACGACGCTTACCCACCGTCCTGCTGGCAGTGCTGGCGGTGGTCTCCTCGACGGTCACCGCCGTCGGTGCCCCCGCACAGGCGACACCGGCACCCGCCCCCGCGCGGGTCGCGGCCCCCTTGGCCGATCCGCCGCCGGGAGCCTCCTCCTACGCCTACGACGCCGCGGGCAGGCTGGTCGGCGTCGTCGCGGCCGACGGGGCGATCGCCCGCTACACCTACGACGCGGCGGGCAACATCCTGTCCGTCGACCGGTTGGGCACGCCCGCGATCGCCGTGCTGTCCGCCGTCCCGAGCCGGGTGCGCGCGGGGGACGTGGTCACCCTGACCGGCAAGGGCTTCGGCACCACGGTCGCGGCGAACACCGTCAAGATCAACGGCACCACCGCGACGGTCAAGACCGCGGCCGCCGACAAGCTCACGGTCACCGTGCCCGCCGCCGCGACCAGCGGTCCGGTCACCGTCACCACCTCGGCCGGGACGGCGACGCTGGCGGGCGTCACCGTCATCGCCAACGACAAGCCGACCATCTCCGGTTTCACCCCGACCACCGCGCCCGCCGGCACTGTCGTCACGCTCGCGGTGACCAACCCCGACCCGGAGTTCGCCAACAACCTGGTGCGGATCAACGGCATCCTCGCCGCCGTCACCGCCAGGACCGCGACCACCCTTACGGTCACCGTGCCGCCGGGCGTCGGCAGCGGCACCGTGCAGCTGAGCACCCCGGCGGGCACCGCCACCAGCACCGCCGTCCTGGTCGTGCCCCCGGCGCCCGCGACCCCGGCCGAGTTGGACACCGCCGCCTCCATCCCGGTCGGCACCGCCACCCCGGTGCCGGTCGCCGCGGGCAAGTACGCGCTCCGCTACTTCTCCGCCGCCGACGGCGAGCGGTTCGCCGTGCAGCTCGACGGCGGCACGTTCGGCTACTGCGGCCTGGACTCGTGGGCGTTCGACGAGCGCAACAAGCAGACGGGTTCGGCGAACTGCGTCGGCGGGTCCGGCTGGATCGAGCCAGGCCCGAAGACCGGCGCCGGCCTGCGCTCCCTGCTGGTGCGCAACACCTCCGGCTCGGCGGGCACCACGAACGTCACGATCCACAAGGTGCCCAACGACCTCGCCGCGGGGGCGCAGTCGCTCGCGGGAGTCGCGAAGACCGTCACGGTCGCCAGTCCCGGCCAGAACGCGTACACCACGTTCACCGGGGCGGTGAACCAGCGCGTGCTGATCCAGTCGTCGGGCGCCTCCCCGGCGTTCGGCTGCTGCGGGCTGAACTGGTGGCTGGAAGCCCCCGACGGCACCCGTGTGGGCTCCACGCTGTACCCGAACTACACGCTCAACACCACGACCCTGACCCAGGCGGGCACCTACAAGATCTGGATGGATCCGTCCGGTGCCGCCGTCGGCTCGCTCACCTTCACCGCCTGGACCGTTCCCGCCGACCTCAACGCGGGCGCCCAACCGCTCGACGGCACGGCGAAGACCGTCACCATCGCCGATCCGGGCCGCAACGCCTACACCACGTTCGCGGGCACGGTCGGTCAGCGCGTGCTCATCCAGTCCTCCGGCGGGTCCCCGGCGTTCGGGTGCTGCGGGCTGACCTGGTGGCTCGCCGCCCCCGACGGCACGCGGGTCGGCAGCACGTTCTACCCGAACTACACGTTGAACACGATCGCGTTGCCGCAAACGGGTACGTACAAGGTGATCGTGGACCCGGACAACGCGTTGGTCGGCTCGCTGACCTTCGCCGCCTGGACCGTTCCGGCCGACGCCGATGCCGGTGGGCTGCCCCTGACCGGTGCCGCGAAGACCGTCACGGTCGCCAGTCCCGGTCAGAACGCGTTCACCACGTTCGCGGGCACGACAGGTCAGCGCGTCATCATCCAGTCGTCCAACGCCTCGCCGGTCTTCGGTTGTTGTGGTTTGACGTGGTGGTTGCAGGCGCCGGATGGCACGCGGGTGGGCAGCACGTTCTACCCGAACTACACGTTGAACACGATCGCGTTGCCGCAAACGGGCACGTACAAGGTGATCGTGGACCCCGACAACGCGCTGGTCGGCTCGATCGACCTCGCCGCCTGGGACGTCCCCGCCGACGCCGACGCGGGCACCCTGTCGCTGTCGGGCACGGCCAAGACCGTCACGGTCGCCAGCCCCGGCCAGAACGCGTTCACCACCTTCGCGGGCACGACAGGTCAGCGCGTGCTGATCCAGTCGTCCAACGCCTCCCCGGTCTTCGGGTGTTGTGGTTTGACGTGGTGGTTGCAGGCGCCGGACGGGACGCGGGTGGGCAGCACGTTCTACCCGAACTACACGCTGAACACGATCGCGTTGCCGCAAACCGGCACGTACAAGGTGATCGTCGACCCGGACAACGCCTTGGCCGGCTCGATCGACTTCAAGGCGTGGACCGTCCCGGCCGACGTCGACGCGGGTGCGCAGGCGCTCGACGGCACCACCAGGACCGTCACGAACTCCACCCCCGGCCAGAACGGCTACAGCACCTTCTCCGGCACCGCCGACCAGCGCGTCATCATCCAGTCCTCGAACGCGTCGTCCGTGTTCGGCTGCTGTGGTCTGACCTGGTGGTTGCAGGCGCCGGACGGGACGCGGGTCGGCAGCACGTTCTACCCGAACTACACGTTGAACACGATCGCGTTGCCGCAAACCGGCACGTACAAGGTGATCGTCGACCCGGACAACGCGCTGACCGGCTCGATCGACTTCAAGGCGTGGAACGTCCCCGCCGACGCCGACACGGGCACCCTGCCGCTGACCGGCGCCACCAAGACGATCACCGTCGCCAACCCCGGCCAGAACGCCTACTCCGGCTTCTCCGGCACGGCGGGCCAGCGGATCGTCTTCCAGTCCTCGGCCAGCTCGCCGGCCTTCGGCTGCTGCGGCATGAACTGGTGGGTCACCGGCCCCGACGGCAACCGGGTCGGCTCCACCCAGTACCCGAACTACAGCCTGGACATCACCCTGCCCACCACGGGCGCCTACAAACTGGTGGTGGACCCCAACGACGCCCTGGTCGGCGGGAGCACCTTCACCGCCACCGTCACCGCCGGGCTCGCCGCCGTCGCCCCCGCGCCGCCTCCGCCCGCCGCGGCGAACCCCGTCGCGGTCGCGAAGACCGAGCCGAACTACCTGCGCGCGGACGTCGACAAGCCCGCGCGGATCAGCACCCCGCCCAACCGCGAGACCGTCGTCGCCACCGACCCGGACTCGCCCAACGCCGCGACCCCGCTGCCCGACGGCGACCCGCGCACCTCGGCCGCGTGGAAGCCGGACGCGGGCAGCCTGGCGGGCAACGACTGGCTGACCCGCCGAGCCGACCCCGGCCCGGTCACCGACCTGGTGGCGGACAAGGGGATCACCGCCGTCAGCGGCCACGTCCGCGGCCTCGACGGCGCCCCGCTCGCGGGCATCCCCGTCCGCGTGGACGACGTCCGCACCACCACCGACGCCCAGGGCCGGTTCCTGGTCCGCGGCGTGCGCCCCAACGCCACGACCGTGATCGTCGACGGGTACGCCGCGAAGACCGAACCCGCCAGGTACGGCACCTTCCGCATCCGCGCGAAGGTCGTCGCCGGGGCCACCACCGCCCTCGACGCCACCGTGTGGCTGCCGAGGCTGGACACCAGGCACACGCAGAAGCTCGACGCCCCCACCTCGCGCGAGACCGTGCTCACCACCCCGGACATCCCCGGTCTGGAGGTGCGCGTCCCGGCCGGGTCCGTGGTGCGCGACATGGACGGCAACGTCGTCCGCGAGCTGGGCATCACCGCGATCCCGCTCGACCGGGCTCCGTACCCGTTGCCGCGCAACGGGATCGTGCCGGTGTACTTCACCGTCCAGCCCGGCGGGGCGACGATCTTCCCGCAGGGCGCGAGCGTGGTGTACCCGAACTACACCTCGCTGCCCGCCGGGTCCGAAGTGGAGTTCTGGAACTACGACCCGCTGGACAAGGGTTGGTACGTCTACGGCCACGGCAAGGTCAGCGCGGACGCGCGCCAGGTCGTGCCCGACGACAAGACCAAGCTGTGGACGTTCGACGGGGCCATGTTCAACACCGGCGGCAACCCCAAGCCGGACAAGCCGTGGTGGCAGGACCTGATCGACAAGCTCTCGGGCGACCCGGTCGACCTGTCCACCGGCCTGCTCACCGACAGCCACACCGACCTCGGCCTCGGCGACACCCTGCCCGTCACCCTGACCCGCCAGTACTACCAGGGCGACAACCACAGCCGCGAGTTCGGCCTCAACTCCGGCTCCGACTTCAACCTGTTCCTCGCCTCGGAGCAGCAGTACCAGGAAGTCGACGTCTACACACCCGGCGGTGGCCGCGCCCACTACGTGCGCACCTCACCGGGCACCGGCTACTCCGACGCCGTCTTCGGCGCCGTCGGCTCACCCGGCAGGTTCACCGGCTCCACCGTCGCGCAGGTCAACGGCGACTGGGTGCTGAGCCTGCGCGACGGCACCAAGTTCTTCTTCCCCTGGTACTCCCGCGCCCGCGCCATGCAGGACCGCAACGGCAACCAGGTCACCTTCACCCGCACGGGCGGCAGCAACGGCGAGGTCTCGCAGATCACCTCGCCCAGCGGCCGGTGGATCTCCTTCGAGTACGACGCCTCCGCGCGCGTCACCCGCGCCTTCGACAACATCGGCCGCCAGGTCCTCTACACCTACGACACCGGCGGACGCCTGTCCACCGTGACCGACGTCGCGGGCAAGGTCTCCACCTACACCTACGACACCGCCAACCGCATCACCAAGATCACCGACGCCAGGGGTGTTGCCTACCTCGACGTCGTCTACGACGCCAACGGGCGGGTGCAGCGGCAGAACCTCGCCGACGGCGGCAATTACCAGTTCGCCTACACCCTCAACGCCGCCAACGAGATCACCGAAACCCGCGTCACCCAACCCAACGGGTCCGTCCGCCGGGTGGTGTTCGACGCCAACCACATGGTGTCCACCGACACCGCCGCTTACGGCACCACGCTGGCCCGGACCACGACGTACGTGCGCGGCACGGACAACCGAGTCGACGCTGTCATCGACCCCTACGGCAGGCGCACCAACTACACCTACGACGCCCAGCAGCGCGTCACCGCCGTCACCGAGCTGGTGGGCACGGCAGACCAGGTCGTCTCCGAGCAGGTCACCTACGGCCCGTTCGACCAACCGCTGACCACGAAGGACCCGGCGGGCAAGACCACCACCTACACCTACGACGCCAAGGGCAACCCGCTCACCGCGACCAACCCCGCCTCCCGCAAGACCACCATGGCCTGGAACTCCGCGGGCCAGGTCACGACCGTCACGGCCCCCGGTGGTGCCGCCACCACGTTCACCTACGAGGCGGGCGCGGCCACCTCGGTCAAGGACCCGCTCGGCCGCGTGACGAAGATGTTCGTCGACGCGGCGGGCAGGCGCGTCCAGGAGACCGACCCGTCCGGCGCGGCGACCCTCACCGCCTACGACGCGCAGAACCAGCCGGTGAAGGTCACCGACCCGCTCGGCGGCGTCAGCCAGTTCGCCTACGACGCCAACGGGAACCTCACCACCTACACCGACCAGCGCGGCAAGACCACCCGGTGGGCCTACGACGGCCAGGACCGCGCGACCTCGACGACCGATCCGCTCAACCGCACCTCGACGGTCACCTACGACCCGGCCGGCCGGGTCACCGCGGCGGTCAGCCGCGCCGGGGTCCGCACCGAGGCCACCTACGACGCCCTCGACCGGTCCACCAGGACCCGCTACGGCGTCACGAGCGCGACCGCGCAGCAGTCGCAGGCCACCCTGGCCTACGACGCCCTCGACCGGCTCGCCACGGTCACCGACAGCGCGGGCGGCACCACCACCTACGCCCACGACGCCCGTGACCGCGTCACGTCCACGACCGGTCCCAACGGGACGGTGGGCTACGGCTACGACGCCGTGGGCAGGCAGACCACCACGACGCTGCCCGGTCTCCCGACCACGACCTACACCTACGACGCGGCGGGCGCCTTCACCGGCGTCACCCGCGGCACCGACAGCGCCACGATCACCCGCGACACGGCGGGCCGACCCGCCACGGTCACCCTGCCCGGCGGCTGGGCGCAGACCCTCACCTACGACACCGCCAGCCAGGTCACCGGCATCGCCTATAGCCAGGCGGGCACGGCCAAGGGCGCCCTAGCCTACACCTACGACGCCAGTGGTCGGCGCACCGCGGTCACCGGCGCCCTCGCCCAGACCACCCTGCCCGCCGCGCGCACGGGCCTGACCTACGACGACGCCAACAAGCTGCTCACCACCGACGGCGCCGCCCTCACCTACGACGACGACGGCAACCTCACCGCCGACGGCACCACCGCCTACACCTGGAACGCGCGCGGCCAGCTCACCGGCACCAGCCGCACCGGCCTGACCGGCACCTACGCCTACGACGCCGCGGGCGACCGCAGCAGCCGCACGGTCGGCGCGACCACCACCAAGTTCCTCTACGACGGCACGAACGTCGCCGCCGAACTCGACGGCGCGGGCGCGCTCTCGGCGTCGCTGCTGTCCGGGGGAGTGGACCAGTGGTTCGGCCGCACCAAGGCCGGGGTCACCGACACGACCCTGACCGACGCCCTGGGCTCGGCGATCGGCTTCGGCCGCGCCGACGGCACCCTCGCCGCCAACCAGGCCTTCGACCCGTTCGGCGTGCCGACGGCCACCGGCGACAAGCGCGGTTCCGACCTGTCGTTCACCGGCCGCCAGGACGACGGCACCGGGCTCGACCAGTACCGGGCCCGCTACTACAGCCCGAGCCTGGGCCGGTTCATCTCCGAGGACCCGATCGGCATCTCCGGCGGCAGCAACCTCTACGCCTACACGCAGAACTCGCCGACCAACCTGACCGACCCGTCGGGCAACAACCCGTTGGTGGGCTGCCTGGTCGGCGGGCTCATCGGCGGCGGGCTCGACTACGCGGGACAGCGCCTCGCCGGCCGCAAGGTCGACTGGGGCTGGGGCGGCGTGGGCGGGGCGGCCGCGGGCGGCTGCGCGATGGGCGCCCTCGGCGGCCTGCTCGGCGGTCTGGGCAAGGGGATGCCCGCCCTGCCGGAGGCGCTCACCGTGGGCCGCAACGCCGACAAGGGCGTCGACGTCTACAAGGGGATCAAGAACGGCAAGGACGTATACTCGGGCATCACGAACAACCTGGCGAACCGCACCGCGCAGCACGGCAGCAGGTTCGACTACCTCCAGCGGGTCACCGCGCAGGGCGGGGTCACCCGCGGGGAGGCGCGGGCGATCGAACAGGCGCTGATCAACCGCAGCCAGGGCCTCAACAAGATCAACAGCATCAGCCCGAGCCACCCCTACTACCAGCAGGCCGTGAACTGGGGCAACGCTTGGCTGCGCAGGAACGGATTCTGA
- a CDS encoding ATP-binding protein — protein MAESDLKARSWRAVSADTPLVRTVSPAAPRMPGSAAYQPVQGAKGGVLVAMSVTSHHDVAVVRHRLQQVLHRSDRDVVQDVEMVATELLANALEHALAPCGVTVTGYPAPDSTGRSGLGEVVIEVLDGSCELLPVLDRSSTASHRGRGMRLVRALSHSWGILQSGRTKTVWASMRLV, from the coding sequence ATGGCCGAATCCGACCTCAAAGCACGCTCATGGCGTGCCGTTTCCGCCGACACGCCGCTCGTGCGGACCGTGTCCCCGGCAGCGCCGCGGATGCCGGGGAGTGCTGCCTACCAACCGGTGCAGGGCGCGAAGGGCGGTGTGCTGGTGGCCATGTCGGTGACCTCCCACCACGACGTGGCCGTCGTGAGGCACCGGTTGCAGCAAGTGCTGCACCGGTCCGACCGGGACGTGGTGCAGGACGTGGAAATGGTGGCCACCGAACTGCTGGCCAACGCCCTGGAGCACGCCTTGGCCCCGTGCGGGGTGACGGTCACCGGCTACCCGGCCCCGGACAGCACGGGGCGGTCGGGTCTTGGCGAAGTGGTGATCGAAGTCCTGGACGGCTCGTGCGAACTGCTCCCGGTGCTCGACCGCTCCTCCACGGCCTCCCACCGAGGCCGGGGGATGCGGCTGGTGCGAGCCCTGTCGCATTCGTGGGGAATTCTCCAGTCCGGGCGGACGAAGACGGTCTGGGCCTCGATGCGCCTGGTCTAG
- a CDS encoding ATP-binding protein → MTDRHHTLEPNRVEIDTSLRCDNLRAIRDHIAEILTGYDSTFVHDVQLVTTELAANACDHADQPRHLWLRREVHDGRGAELVVEVRDATPERSPVVGVSRIAPERGNGMKMVEAFCTDWGVRNDEDAKIVWGRIPIP, encoded by the coding sequence GTGACAGATCGCCATCACACCCTCGAACCGAACCGGGTGGAGATCGACACCTCGCTGCGGTGCGACAACCTCCGCGCCATCCGCGACCACATCGCCGAGATCCTCACCGGGTACGACTCGACGTTCGTGCACGACGTCCAACTGGTCACCACGGAACTGGCCGCCAACGCCTGCGACCACGCCGACCAGCCCCGCCACCTGTGGCTGCGCCGCGAGGTCCACGACGGACGCGGCGCCGAACTCGTCGTGGAGGTCCGCGACGCCACGCCTGAGCGTTCGCCGGTGGTCGGGGTGTCGCGCATCGCTCCCGAACGGGGCAACGGCATGAAGATGGTCGAGGCGTTCTGCACCGACTGGGGTGTGCGCAACGACGAGGACGCCAAAATCGTCTGGGGACGCATCCCCATCCCCTAG
- a CDS encoding EamA family transporter: protein MGKNRLLLDSGLTALAPAIWGSTYLVTTQLLPPDRPLLAATVRALPAGLVLLALGRVLPTGLWWWRALVLGTLNIGAFFFLLFVAAYHLPGGVAALVGSVQPVLVLFFAALLLRDRVTPVHLVACVLSFGGVALLVLKSTAKLDLVGVAAALGGAVCMAAGIVLTKRWKRPVGVLLFTGWQLTAGGLVLLPVLLLVEGLPTTITTTNALGFGYLIVFGSLFGYSIWFRGTDRLPAIAMSFLGFVSPIVATVLGYVFLTQKLTIVQLLGALILIGAIALVQFNAVKQQTTAVGPLPGEPSIKV, encoded by the coding sequence GTGGGGAAAAATCGTCTGCTGCTCGATTCCGGGTTGACCGCCTTGGCCCCGGCGATCTGGGGCAGCACCTATCTCGTGACGACGCAACTGCTGCCACCGGACCGGCCCCTGCTGGCCGCCACGGTCCGGGCGCTGCCCGCGGGCCTGGTGCTGCTGGCACTGGGTCGCGTCCTGCCGACCGGCCTGTGGTGGTGGCGCGCGCTCGTGCTGGGCACGCTCAACATCGGCGCGTTCTTCTTCCTGCTGTTCGTCGCGGCCTACCACCTGCCCGGTGGGGTGGCCGCGCTGGTCGGGTCCGTGCAACCGGTGCTCGTCCTCTTCTTCGCCGCGCTGCTCCTGCGGGACCGCGTCACGCCGGTCCACTTGGTGGCCTGCGTGCTCTCGTTCGGCGGTGTGGCGCTGCTGGTGTTGAAGTCGACCGCGAAGCTGGACCTCGTCGGCGTCGCGGCAGCGCTGGGCGGGGCGGTCTGCATGGCGGCCGGCATCGTCCTCACCAAGCGGTGGAAGCGCCCGGTGGGCGTCCTGCTGTTCACCGGCTGGCAGCTGACCGCGGGCGGTCTGGTCCTGCTGCCCGTGCTGCTGCTGGTCGAGGGGCTGCCCACGACGATCACCACGACGAACGCGCTCGGCTTCGGCTACCTGATCGTGTTCGGCTCGCTCTTCGGCTACTCGATCTGGTTCCGGGGCACCGACCGGCTACCCGCCATCGCGATGTCGTTCCTCGGCTTCGTCAGCCCGATCGTCGCCACCGTTCTGGGCTACGTCTTCCTCACCCAGAAGTTGACGATCGTGCAGTTGCTCGGCGCCCTGATCCTGATCGGCGCCATCGCACTGGTGCAGTTCAACGCCGTCAAGCAGCAGACGACGGCCGTCGGGCCCCTGCCGGGCGAGCCGTCGATCAAGGTGTGA
- a CDS encoding YdcF family protein, which translates to MAGAAFLVWGEWLNWRWSRALVGSGTGSSEAVVVLGYRNPQPTANSVNRWRVRAGIRSAGDSRATRVIFSGGVTGSGAAEARLMADYAKSVLGLDGTVLLEDESTTTWENITNVIPLLDDVDRIKIVSQPAHALKARAYLRRQRPDLAERLVRADEYRFGEWMIGKPLLALYGLWTLRVLKTEEREVSR; encoded by the coding sequence GTGGCCGGGGCCGCGTTCCTGGTCTGGGGTGAGTGGCTGAACTGGCGCTGGTCCCGCGCCCTCGTCGGGAGCGGCACCGGCTCATCCGAAGCCGTGGTCGTGCTGGGCTACCGGAATCCGCAACCGACGGCGAACTCCGTCAACCGCTGGCGGGTTCGCGCCGGAATCCGTTCCGCCGGCGATTCGCGAGCCACGCGCGTGATCTTCAGCGGTGGTGTCACCGGCAGCGGAGCCGCGGAGGCCCGGTTGATGGCCGACTACGCGAAGTCGGTGCTCGGGCTCGACGGCACGGTGCTCCTCGAGGACGAGAGCACGACGACGTGGGAGAACATCACGAACGTGATCCCGCTCCTCGATGACGTGGACCGCATCAAGATCGTCTCCCAACCGGCTCACGCGCTCAAGGCCCGTGCGTACTTGCGGCGGCAGCGCCCTGATCTTGCCGAGAGGCTCGTGCGAGCGGACGAGTACCGCTTTGGCGAGTGGATGATCGGCAAACCGCTGCTGGCCCTGTACGGGCTTTGGACGCTGCGCGTCCTCAAGACCGAGGAACGGGAAGTCTCGCGGTAG